One region of Mycolicibacterium rhodesiae NBB3 genomic DNA includes:
- the ribH gene encoding 6,7-dimethyl-8-ribityllumazine synthase, translating to MSPAVGVPDLPQVDASGLTLAVVASTWHGTICDALLEGALKVATDAGVADPTVVRVLGAIEIPVVAQALAANHDAVVALGVVIRGQTPHFDYVCDAVTQGLTRVSLDSSTPVANGVLTTNNEEQALDRAGLPGSTEDKGAQAAAAAITTALTLRDLRARS from the coding sequence GTGAGCCCAGCGGTAGGCGTCCCCGATCTACCTCAGGTCGACGCCTCGGGTTTGACGCTGGCCGTCGTTGCCAGCACCTGGCACGGAACCATCTGTGATGCGCTGCTCGAGGGTGCGCTGAAGGTCGCCACCGATGCCGGGGTCGCTGACCCGACGGTGGTGCGTGTCCTGGGTGCCATCGAAATACCCGTCGTTGCACAGGCTTTGGCGGCCAACCACGACGCCGTCGTCGCGCTGGGCGTGGTGATCCGCGGACAAACACCGCACTTCGACTATGTCTGCGACGCCGTCACGCAGGGACTGACTCGGGTGTCGCTGGACTCCTCGACCCCGGTGGCCAACGGCGTGCTGACCACCAACAACGAGGAGCAGGCTCTGGACCGAGCCGGGCTCCCCGGTTCGACTGAGGACAAGGGCGCGCAGGCAGCCGCGGCGGCGATCACCACCGCGCTGACGCTGCGAGACCTGCGCGCACGATCATGA
- a CDS encoding bifunctional 3,4-dihydroxy-2-butanone-4-phosphate synthase/GTP cyclohydrolase II: MTRLDTVERAVADIAAGKAVVVIDDEDRENEGDLIFAAEKATPELVAFMVRYTSGYLCVPLDGSVCDKLGLLPMYAVNQDKHGTAYTVTVDAKKGVGTGISASDRATTMRLLADPTAVADDFTRPGHVVPLRAKDGGVLRRPGHTEAAVDLARLAGLQPAGAICEIVSQKDEGAMAQTDELRVFADEHDLALISIADLIEWRRKHEKHIERIAEARIPTAHGEFRAVGYSSIYEDVEHVALVRGEIAGPHSDGHDVLVRVHSECLTGDVFGSRRCDCGPQLDAALAMVAREGRGIVLYMRGHEGRGIGLMHKLQAYQLQDAGEDTVDANLKLGLPADARDYGIGAQILVDLGVRSMRLLTNNPAKRVGLDGYGLHIIERVPLPVRANAENIRYLMTKRDRMGHDLIGLDEYHEAVTMDSYEEGVYLLGDRTPPAERDLGGAL, translated from the coding sequence GTGACGAGGCTGGACACCGTTGAGCGGGCGGTTGCCGATATCGCCGCGGGCAAGGCCGTGGTGGTCATCGACGACGAAGATCGCGAGAACGAAGGTGATCTGATCTTCGCCGCCGAGAAGGCGACTCCCGAGCTAGTCGCGTTCATGGTGCGGTACACCTCCGGGTATCTGTGCGTTCCCCTCGACGGGTCGGTCTGCGACAAGCTGGGTCTGCTGCCGATGTATGCGGTCAACCAGGACAAGCACGGCACCGCCTACACCGTCACCGTCGACGCGAAAAAGGGTGTCGGAACGGGTATTTCGGCTTCTGACCGTGCGACCACGATGCGTCTGCTTGCCGACCCGACCGCTGTCGCCGACGACTTCACCCGGCCCGGCCACGTCGTGCCGCTGCGCGCGAAGGACGGTGGCGTGCTGCGCCGTCCCGGCCACACCGAGGCCGCGGTCGACCTGGCCAGACTCGCGGGGCTGCAGCCCGCGGGTGCGATCTGCGAGATCGTCAGCCAAAAAGACGAAGGCGCGATGGCGCAGACCGACGAACTTCGGGTCTTCGCCGATGAGCACGATCTTGCGCTCATCTCGATCGCGGACCTCATCGAGTGGCGCCGTAAGCACGAGAAGCACATCGAGCGCATCGCCGAGGCGCGCATCCCGACAGCGCACGGTGAGTTCCGCGCAGTTGGTTACAGCAGCATCTACGAAGACGTCGAGCACGTGGCGCTGGTCCGCGGCGAAATCGCGGGCCCCCACAGTGACGGGCACGACGTCCTGGTGCGGGTGCACTCGGAATGCCTCACGGGCGACGTATTCGGCTCCCGGCGCTGCGACTGCGGCCCGCAATTGGACGCCGCGTTGGCGATGGTGGCGCGCGAAGGCCGAGGAATCGTGTTGTACATGCGCGGACACGAGGGCCGCGGCATCGGCTTGATGCACAAGCTGCAGGCGTATCAGCTGCAGGACGCCGGCGAGGACACGGTGGACGCCAACCTGAAGCTCGGCCTCCCCGCTGACGCCCGCGACTACGGCATCGGCGCGCAGATCCTCGTCGATCTGGGTGTCCGGTCGATGCGGCTGCTCACCAACAACCCGGCCAAACGCGTCGGCCTCGACGGCTACGGACTGCACATCATCGAACGGGTGCCGCTGCCGGTTCGTGCCAACGCGGAGAACATCCGCTACCTGATGACCAAGCGTGACCGGATGGGTCACGATCTCATCGGCCTCGACGAGTACCACGAAGCAGTGACGATGGATTCGTACGAAGAGGGCGTGTATCTGCTCGGCGACCGTACCCCGCCCGCCGAGCGTGATCTGGGCGGAGCCCTGTGA
- a CDS encoding DUF2510 domain-containing protein: MIGPTGWFPDPHGQPGQRYFDGQRWTEHFTPGPSPALPVSVVVNNNIATPAPAVAVAVSGGGTNHALHLVLTVLSCGLWLPIWILVAIVGSVGRPTASVAVGGPGGTVVSTRRPGTALIVGGVFLALVILGQAIAHPWLFVPILLVAGAGGALIWKQKVAKEARKLEVLESYRRDVIAHRADTQHNLAKEGDPRGTYGAFPPAPDLR, from the coding sequence GTGATCGGGCCGACGGGCTGGTTCCCGGATCCGCACGGCCAGCCGGGACAACGCTACTTCGACGGCCAGCGGTGGACCGAACACTTCACACCTGGGCCATCGCCCGCCCTGCCGGTGTCGGTGGTGGTCAACAACAACATCGCCACCCCAGCGCCCGCGGTCGCGGTTGCGGTGTCCGGAGGGGGAACCAATCACGCGCTACACCTCGTGCTGACAGTTCTGTCCTGCGGGTTGTGGCTGCCGATCTGGATTCTGGTCGCAATCGTCGGAAGCGTCGGCAGGCCCACCGCGTCGGTCGCCGTCGGCGGTCCGGGCGGCACTGTCGTCAGCACCCGCCGACCCGGTACAGCGCTGATCGTCGGCGGTGTTTTCCTCGCCCTGGTGATCCTCGGTCAGGCGATCGCCCATCCCTGGCTGTTCGTCCCGATACTTTTGGTGGCCGGGGCTGGCGGAGCGTTGATCTGGAAGCAGAAGGTCGCCAAGGAGGCGCGAAAGCTAGAGGTGCTCGAGAGCTATCGCCGCGACGTCATCGCTCACCGCGCCGACACCCAGCACAACCTTGCCAAGGAAGGCGACCCGCGCGGCACCTACGGTGCCTTCCCGCCAGCACCAGATCTGCGATGA
- a CDS encoding protein kinase domain-containing protein, which translates to MLDDDDFAYLIDFGIARAADDTRMTGTGNTIGTFLYMAPERLTERPDEDARADIYALACVLYECLTGQPPFAMTSVGGLVAAHLNTPPPKPSQSAGDAFAQFDGVIAKGMAKDPDRRYPTTIELASAARAASASTLQPPLSAPSQPTRTAPTVRTLPPVGPGTSAGVSGSAATQYRAPAGTPPDSYLPPAQSIPAPESPKRSLWRVRVVVPALLAMILVAAGMVLAANQLSRPSGDAGASTKSSARPTGIPATGGPTPGDEATVKPVKAVVFSPEGETDAPEEARFAIDGNSATVWPTDTYTEAVPFPGFKIGVGLILELPQPTELSAVIISVSSIGTVVQIRSAQSSTPTTLAETTELTPPTLLARGPNTISVDTAAATSNVLVWISTLGTTDGENRAEISDITLKAR; encoded by the coding sequence TTGCTCGATGACGACGATTTCGCCTATCTGATCGACTTCGGCATTGCCCGTGCTGCCGATGACACGCGGATGACCGGAACCGGCAACACCATCGGCACCTTCCTCTACATGGCTCCTGAGCGTTTGACCGAGCGTCCGGATGAGGACGCCCGCGCCGATATTTACGCATTGGCCTGCGTGCTATATGAGTGCTTAACCGGGCAGCCGCCTTTCGCAATGACCAGTGTCGGCGGCCTCGTCGCTGCTCACCTGAACACACCACCGCCGAAACCGTCGCAGTCCGCTGGCGATGCATTTGCTCAGTTTGATGGGGTGATTGCTAAAGGGATGGCCAAGGACCCCGACCGCCGTTACCCGACTACGATCGAATTGGCGTCCGCCGCCCGCGCTGCCAGCGCATCGACGCTACAACCACCTCTGTCCGCCCCTTCACAGCCGACCAGAACTGCGCCCACAGTGCGCACCCTGCCGCCGGTCGGCCCAGGAACGTCGGCGGGTGTTTCGGGATCAGCGGCCACTCAGTACCGTGCCCCAGCAGGCACCCCGCCCGACTCGTATTTACCGCCCGCACAATCGATACCAGCACCTGAATCGCCGAAGCGGTCTCTCTGGCGGGTCCGCGTCGTTGTTCCCGCCCTCCTCGCGATGATTTTGGTCGCCGCAGGGATGGTCCTCGCTGCAAACCAGTTGAGCAGGCCGTCGGGCGACGCAGGTGCCTCGACCAAGTCAAGCGCGCGGCCCACCGGCATCCCAGCCACAGGCGGCCCCACACCCGGAGACGAGGCCACCGTCAAACCCGTGAAGGCAGTTGTCTTTTCCCCTGAGGGCGAGACCGATGCGCCCGAGGAGGCCCGGTTCGCCATCGACGGCAATTCCGCCACGGTTTGGCCCACCGACACCTATACCGAGGCCGTGCCATTCCCAGGCTTTAAGATCGGCGTTGGACTGATCCTCGAACTGCCACAACCAACCGAACTCAGCGCGGTCATTATCAGCGTGTCCAGTATCGGCACCGTTGTGCAGATCCGGTCGGCGCAGTCATCGACGCCGACCACCCTGGCGGAGACCACCGAATTAACACCGCCGACACTATTGGCACGCGGACCCAACACCATCTCCGTTGACACGGCCGCAGCGACCTCCAATGTGTTGGTATGGATTTCCACCCTGGGGACCACTGACGGTGAGAACCGCGCCGAAATTAGCGACATCACCCTAAAGGCTCGCTGA
- a CDS encoding serine/threonine-protein kinase has translation MEGTPFGRYQLVELLGRGGMGEVWRALDTETNYRTVAIKVLPPHLADDATFAQRFRREADAAARLNNPHIIPIHTYGEIGGRLYVDMRLIEGRDLQQVLTDGPLQPSRAVRIIEQVAKALHAAHKVGLVHRDVKPSNVFAR, from the coding sequence GTGGAGGGAACACCGTTCGGGCGCTACCAGTTGGTCGAGTTGCTGGGTCGTGGCGGTATGGGCGAGGTATGGAGGGCACTGGACACCGAAACCAACTACCGCACCGTGGCCATCAAGGTGTTACCGCCACACCTGGCTGACGACGCCACCTTCGCGCAGCGTTTCCGCCGCGAAGCTGACGCTGCCGCCCGGCTGAACAATCCGCACATCATTCCGATCCACACCTACGGCGAGATTGGTGGCCGACTGTATGTGGACATGCGGCTGATCGAGGGCCGCGACCTTCAGCAGGTCCTGACTGACGGGCCGCTGCAACCCAGCCGGGCAGTGCGAATCATCGAGCAGGTCGCCAAAGCGTTGCACGCGGCGCACAAGGTGGGATTGGTGCACCGTGACGTCAAACCGTCCAACGTCTTTGCTCGATGA
- a CDS encoding riboflavin synthase — protein sequence MFTGIVEEMGEVVGKEDMGDFARFAIRGPVVTSDAGHGDSISVNGVCLTVVEVRADGAFTADVMGETLNRSSLRGVGVGSRVNLERAAAVNSRLGGHIVQGHVDGTGHVIARTPAQHWEVVRIALPMALTRYVVEKGSITVDGVSLTVSAVGHDWFEISLIPTTLELTTLGRAAVGTSVNLEVDIIAKYVERLLDARDGLIGE from the coding sequence GTGTTCACCGGAATCGTCGAAGAAATGGGCGAAGTCGTCGGCAAGGAAGACATGGGGGACTTCGCGCGGTTCGCCATCCGAGGGCCTGTCGTCACGTCCGACGCCGGACACGGCGACTCGATTTCGGTGAACGGCGTGTGCCTGACCGTCGTCGAAGTGCGTGCCGACGGTGCGTTCACCGCCGACGTCATGGGCGAAACGCTGAACAGATCCAGCCTGCGGGGAGTCGGGGTCGGCAGCCGAGTGAACCTGGAACGCGCGGCCGCGGTGAACAGTCGCCTCGGTGGTCACATCGTGCAGGGTCACGTCGACGGAACGGGCCATGTCATCGCGCGCACGCCGGCGCAGCACTGGGAGGTGGTGCGGATCGCGCTGCCGATGGCCCTGACCCGCTATGTGGTTGAGAAAGGCTCGATCACGGTCGACGGTGTGTCGCTGACGGTCTCGGCCGTCGGGCATGACTGGTTCGAAATCTCGCTGATTCCAACAACACTGGAGCTGACGACGCTTGGACGCGCGGCGGTGGGCACGTCGGTCAACCTCGAAGTCGACATCATCGCGAAGTATGTCGAGCGGCTACTGGATGCGCGAGACGGTCTGATCGGCGAATAA
- a CDS encoding LppX_LprAFG lipoprotein: protein MQTRLLAIFAALFTAVALLAGCGSSEDTKNLPDAATLLKQSVDTTKSQSSVHLLLTVNGEIPEFPIESLEADLTTKPAVAAQGKANILLGGQRLEGVGFVVVDGTLYGALTAGSAYQDFGPAADIYDASVLLSPDKGLANVLSNFSDPKAEARETINGVKTVRVKGSVSQDAVNKIVPQVGATGAVPGTAWIAEEGNHELIQAKLEPKPDTSLTMTLSDWGKPVTVTKPAA, encoded by the coding sequence ATGCAGACCCGCCTCCTGGCGATCTTCGCCGCCCTTTTCACTGCCGTCGCTCTCCTCGCAGGGTGCGGAAGTTCCGAGGACACCAAGAACCTGCCCGACGCCGCGACGCTGCTCAAGCAGTCCGTCGACACCACCAAGAGCCAGAGCAGCGTGCACCTGCTGTTGACGGTGAACGGCGAAATCCCGGAGTTCCCCATCGAGTCGCTCGAGGCCGATCTGACGACCAAGCCCGCGGTCGCCGCGCAGGGCAAGGCCAACATCCTTCTGGGGGGTCAGCGGCTGGAGGGTGTCGGTTTCGTTGTCGTCGACGGCACTCTCTATGGCGCGTTGACGGCGGGAAGCGCGTACCAGGACTTCGGCCCGGCCGCCGATATCTACGACGCCTCAGTGCTCCTGTCGCCCGACAAGGGGCTGGCCAATGTGCTGTCGAACTTCTCCGATCCCAAGGCAGAGGCTCGCGAGACCATCAACGGTGTGAAGACGGTTCGCGTGAAGGGTTCCGTCAGCCAGGACGCCGTCAACAAGATCGTTCCGCAGGTCGGGGCCACCGGAGCAGTGCCGGGTACAGCGTGGATCGCCGAGGAAGGCAACCACGAACTGATCCAGGCCAAGCTGGAGCCGAAGCCCGACACCAGCCTCACCATGACGCTGTCGGACTGGGGTAAGCCTGTGACGGTCACCAAGCCGGCGGCCTGA
- a CDS encoding MFS transporter, whose product MPTSAETVQPVTSGRRIAISAGSLAVLLGALDTYVVITIIRDIMYDVGIGINQIQRVTPIITWYLLGYIAAMPLLGRASDRFGRKLLLQVSLAGFAVGSVITAMSSDLDILVIGRLIQGIASGALLPVTLALAADLWASRNRAAVLGGVGAAQEFGSVIGPMYGIAMVALFHHWQAVFWVNVPLAVIAMVMIHFSLPSKVKPEKPEKVDVVGGLLLALTLGLATFGLYNPAPDGKQVLPSNGIPLLIGAAVAAVAFFVWERFARTRLIEPAGVHFRPFLAALGASLVTGAALMVTLVNVELFGQAVLGQDQNQAAFLLLRFLVALPIGALLGGWIATRIGDRIVACVGLLIAAGGYYLVSGWPANVLSATHDLGFVTLPMLDTDLVIAGLGLGLVIAPLTSATLRVVPAAQHGIASAAVVVARMIGMLIGVAALSAWGLYKFNQYLQERLAALPPVNADTPGGLLIAQTTRTAQASVEAYVMQYGEIFKITVVVCVVGAALALLISGRHEHADEPDEPAETVTRRPGSAGSPADDNPTQALETPTQQIPSHASDETARLEQPRGQHRPN is encoded by the coding sequence ATGCCCACATCGGCCGAAACCGTCCAGCCGGTGACGTCCGGCCGGCGCATCGCAATCAGCGCGGGCAGCCTCGCGGTATTGCTGGGCGCCCTCGACACCTATGTCGTGATCACGATCATTCGCGACATCATGTACGACGTCGGCATCGGCATCAATCAGATCCAGCGGGTCACGCCCATCATCACGTGGTATCTGCTGGGGTACATCGCGGCGATGCCATTACTCGGCCGGGCGTCGGACCGGTTCGGGCGAAAGTTGTTGCTGCAGGTCAGCCTTGCGGGTTTCGCAGTGGGCTCGGTGATCACCGCGATGTCCTCGGATCTCGACATCCTCGTGATCGGCCGACTGATCCAGGGCATTGCCAGCGGCGCGCTGCTGCCGGTCACCCTGGCCCTTGCCGCAGATCTCTGGGCGAGCCGTAACCGCGCTGCCGTGCTGGGCGGCGTCGGTGCGGCACAGGAGTTCGGCAGCGTCATCGGCCCGATGTACGGCATCGCGATGGTCGCGCTCTTCCACCACTGGCAGGCGGTCTTCTGGGTCAATGTGCCGCTCGCGGTGATCGCGATGGTGATGATCCACTTCAGCCTGCCCTCAAAGGTCAAGCCCGAGAAGCCGGAAAAGGTGGACGTTGTCGGCGGTCTGCTGCTGGCACTGACGCTGGGTCTGGCGACGTTCGGGCTGTACAACCCCGCCCCCGACGGCAAGCAAGTGCTCCCGAGCAACGGCATCCCGTTGCTCATCGGAGCGGCGGTCGCGGCCGTGGCGTTCTTCGTATGGGAACGGTTCGCGCGCACTCGGCTGATCGAACCCGCCGGCGTACATTTCCGGCCGTTCCTCGCAGCGCTGGGCGCCTCGTTGGTCACCGGCGCGGCACTGATGGTCACGCTGGTCAACGTCGAGCTGTTCGGCCAGGCTGTGCTGGGTCAGGACCAGAATCAGGCCGCGTTCCTCCTGCTGCGCTTCCTCGTCGCACTGCCGATCGGCGCTCTGCTCGGCGGCTGGATCGCAACCCGGATCGGCGATCGGATCGTGGCGTGCGTCGGGCTCCTGATCGCCGCGGGCGGCTACTACCTGGTCTCGGGATGGCCCGCGAACGTGCTCTCGGCCACCCACGACCTCGGCTTCGTCACTCTGCCGATGCTGGACACCGACCTGGTGATCGCCGGCCTGGGGCTGGGTCTGGTGATCGCCCCGCTGACGTCGGCAACGCTGCGTGTGGTCCCGGCGGCCCAGCACGGCATCGCCTCCGCGGCCGTCGTGGTCGCGCGGATGATCGGCATGCTGATCGGCGTCGCCGCGCTGTCGGCATGGGGTCTGTACAAGTTCAACCAGTACCTGCAGGAACGCCTCGCCGCGCTACCCCCCGTCAACGCGGACACCCCGGGCGGCCTGCTGATCGCCCAAACCACCCGCACGGCGCAGGCGTCCGTCGAGGCCTATGTCATGCAGTATGGCGAGATCTTCAAGATCACGGTCGTGGTGTGCGTAGTAGGCGCTGCGTTGGCGCTGCTGATCAGTGGCCGCCACGAGCACGCCGACGAGCCCGACGAACCGGCTGAGACCGTTACCCGGCGCCCGGGAAGTGCTGGTTCACCCGCCGATGACAACCCCACCCAGGCCCTCGAGACGCCCACGCAGCAGATTCCGAGTCACGCCTCCGATGAAACCGCCCGGTTGGAGCAACCGCGCGGCCAGCACCGACCGAATTAG
- a CDS encoding type 1 glutamine amidotransferase domain-containing protein, with protein sequence MANSLDGKKIAFLVAPEGVEQVELTEPWKAVEQAGGTPELVSTETGTVQGFNHLTPADTFEADKAAEDVSASDYAALVLPGGVANPDFLRTNSDAVAFAKGFFDEGKPVAVICHGPWTLVEADVVRGRTMTSWPSVKTDLVNAGANWVDDEVVECSRGPNTLVSSRKPDDLPAFCKTLVGAFSKVTS encoded by the coding sequence ATGGCAAATTCACTGGATGGCAAGAAAATTGCGTTCTTGGTGGCCCCCGAGGGCGTCGAGCAAGTCGAGCTGACCGAACCCTGGAAGGCTGTTGAACAGGCTGGCGGTACACCCGAGCTCGTATCGACGGAAACCGGCACGGTGCAGGGGTTCAACCATCTGACGCCCGCCGACACCTTCGAGGCCGACAAGGCTGCCGAGGACGTGTCCGCATCTGACTACGCCGCGCTGGTACTGCCCGGCGGGGTGGCCAATCCCGACTTTCTGCGCACCAACAGCGATGCCGTCGCATTCGCAAAGGGCTTCTTCGACGAAGGGAAACCCGTAGCGGTCATCTGCCACGGACCGTGGACGCTGGTGGAGGCCGATGTGGTGCGCGGCCGGACGATGACCTCGTGGCCAAGTGTCAAGACCGACCTCGTCAATGCGGGCGCGAACTGGGTCGATGACGAAGTCGTCGAATGCTCGCGCGGCCCAAACACATTGGTGTCCAGCCGCAAGCCCGATGACCTGCCG